In a single window of the Dreissena polymorpha isolate Duluth1 chromosome 3, UMN_Dpol_1.0, whole genome shotgun sequence genome:
- the LOC127872742 gene encoding uncharacterized protein LOC127872742 isoform X4, which translates to MLSSGRRICLKTASFMHLGCFSFLCDFHTEQAWKRWVGPAIGVKDADEVLTMLRSIANSPDEATYNETEGVLKSSSHWLDNKSLQEWFGHFWLNESKRWVTYHRQVLVGKLINTTNGLERQHRHFKEGYLGYYTEGSLTSMVSTLVTKYVPAVCRSAFLNERVRRGLETSQPQSWTMESVPHAKQFDSISCGVYLIQRQGSMITGVGQVRIVIPTQDPKC; encoded by the exons GATGTTTTTCCTTTCTCTGTGACTTTCACACAGAACAGGCCTGGAAACGATGGGTTGGACCTGCAATTGGGGTAAAGGATGCAGATGAGGTTCTAACAAT GTTACGCAGCATTGCCAACTCGCCAGACGAAGCAACATACAATGAAACTGAAGGTGTTCTTAAATCTTCATCACACTGGTTGGATAACAAAAGTCTTCAAGAGTGGTTTGGACATTTTTGGCTCAATGAAAGCAAG AGATGGGTGACTTATCATAGGCAAGTATTGGTAGGAAAGTTGATCAACACAACCAATGGACTAGAGCGGCAGCATAGACATTTTAAAGAGGGTTACCTTGGGTATTACACTGAAGGGTCCCTGACATCTATGGTGTCGACGTTGGTCACAAAATATGTTCCTGCTGTCTGTCGAAG TGCATTTCTGAATGAGAGGGTCAGGCGAGGATTGGAAACCTCACAGCCCCAGTCATGGACCATGGAAAGTGTTCCTCATGCAAAGCAGTTTGATAGCATTTCATGTGGTGTATATCTTATTCAG AGGCAAGGCTCGATGATTACAGGGGTCGGGCAGGTCCGCATAGTCATTCCCACCCAAG ACCCTAAGTGTTAA
- the LOC127872742 gene encoding uncharacterized protein LOC127872742 isoform X3, with amino-acid sequence MLSSGRRICLKTASFMHLGCFSFLCDFHTEQAWKRWVGPAIGVKDADEVLTMLRSIANSPDEATYNETEGVLKSSSHWLDNKSLQEWFGHFWLNESKRWVTYHRQVLVGKLINTTNGLERQHRHFKEGYLGYYTEGSLTSMVSTLVTKYVPAVCRSAFLNERVRRGLETSQPQSWTMESVPHAKQFDSISCGVYLIQRQGSMITGVGQVRIVIPTQDCTGKSGNALRKQSLT; translated from the exons GATGTTTTTCCTTTCTCTGTGACTTTCACACAGAACAGGCCTGGAAACGATGGGTTGGACCTGCAATTGGGGTAAAGGATGCAGATGAGGTTCTAACAAT GTTACGCAGCATTGCCAACTCGCCAGACGAAGCAACATACAATGAAACTGAAGGTGTTCTTAAATCTTCATCACACTGGTTGGATAACAAAAGTCTTCAAGAGTGGTTTGGACATTTTTGGCTCAATGAAAGCAAG AGATGGGTGACTTATCATAGGCAAGTATTGGTAGGAAAGTTGATCAACACAACCAATGGACTAGAGCGGCAGCATAGACATTTTAAAGAGGGTTACCTTGGGTATTACACTGAAGGGTCCCTGACATCTATGGTGTCGACGTTGGTCACAAAATATGTTCCTGCTGTCTGTCGAAG TGCATTTCTGAATGAGAGGGTCAGGCGAGGATTGGAAACCTCACAGCCCCAGTCATGGACCATGGAAAGTGTTCCTCATGCAAAGCAGTTTGATAGCATTTCATGTGGTGTATATCTTATTCAG AGGCAAGGCTCGATGATTACAGGGGTCGGGCAGGTCCGCATAGTCATTCCCACCCAAG actgcacaggcaaatctgggaatGCACTCAGGAAGCAAAGCTTAACTTAA
- the LOC127872742 gene encoding uncharacterized protein LOC127872742 isoform X1, with protein MLSSGRRICLKTASFMHLGCFSFLCDFHTEQAWKRWVGPAIGVKDADEVLTMLRSIANSPDEATYNETEGVLKSSSHWLDNKSLQEWFGHFWLNESKRWVTYHRQVLVGKLINTTNGLERQHRHFKEGYLGYYTEGSLTSMVSTLVTKYVPAVCRRYLQQNMEWVSKKYCLPDFLLNKSRTFVNHCLKRVTNEPVASDVKELQENVPSVTSASSGRQYTVDLQVMMPTCSCFDWGKFHWPCKHILHVIMHDPGHGRDTLAESFKNSPLFTVDEGVVEYSSEALPKPPKHEKASYSSSHTKVRLTKPTALRTRCKALASAINNMMFLVKGEGYEDLFFDLSALYKKVRSRVPAEAGLFLRPKKLGRRPSPTYGLKLRKKKRKEIKKTRSDEEDDCPSIQ; from the exons GATGTTTTTCCTTTCTCTGTGACTTTCACACAGAACAGGCCTGGAAACGATGGGTTGGACCTGCAATTGGGGTAAAGGATGCAGATGAGGTTCTAACAAT GTTACGCAGCATTGCCAACTCGCCAGACGAAGCAACATACAATGAAACTGAAGGTGTTCTTAAATCTTCATCACACTGGTTGGATAACAAAAGTCTTCAAGAGTGGTTTGGACATTTTTGGCTCAATGAAAGCAAG AGATGGGTGACTTATCATAGGCAAGTATTGGTAGGAAAGTTGATCAACACAACCAATGGACTAGAGCGGCAGCATAGACATTTTAAAGAGGGTTACCTTGGGTATTACACTGAAGGGTCCCTGACATCTATGGTGTCGACGTTGGTCACAAAATATGTTCCTGCTGTCTGTCGAAG GTATTTGCAACAGAATATGGAGTGGGTATCGAAGAAATACTGCCTTCCAGACTTTCTGTTGAACAAGTCCAGGACCTTTGTCAACCATTGCTTGAAGCGAGTTACAAATGAGCCTGTAGCTAGTGATGTTAAAGAACTTCAAGAAAATGTGCCTTCAGTAACCAGCGCATCTAGTGGCAGACAGTATACTGTCGATCTGCAAGTAATGATGCCCACATGTAGCTGCTTTGACTGGGGAAAATTTCACTGGCCCTGCAAGCACATCCTGCATGTCATCATGCATGATCCAGGACATGGTAGGGACACCTTGGCTGAAAGCTTTAAGAACTCCCCTCTGTTTACAGTCGATGAAGGAGTCGTTGAGTATAGCTCTGAAGCCCTTCCCAAAccaccaaaacatgaaaaggcatCTTACTCTTCAAGCCACACCAAAGTAAGACTCACGAAGCCCACAGCTCTCAGGACACGCTGTAAGGCCCTTGCTTCTGCTATCAATAACATGATGTTCCTAGTGAAGGGAGAAGGCTATGAAGATCTGTTCTTCGATTTGTCTGCCCTGTATAAGAAAGTAAGAAGCAGGGTGCCTGCAGAGGCTGGGTTGTTTTTGAGACCGAAAAAACTTGGACGCAGGCCTTCCCCTACATATGGGCTGAAGCtgagaaagaaaaaaaggaaagaaatTAAGAAAACAAG GAGCGACGAAGAGGACGACTGCCCAAGTATCCAGTAA
- the LOC127872742 gene encoding uncharacterized protein LOC127872742 isoform X2, translated as MMDYDRKEIQAVEATFPGCFSFLCDFHTEQAWKRWVGPAIGVKDADEVLTMLRSIANSPDEATYNETEGVLKSSSHWLDNKSLQEWFGHFWLNESKRWVTYHRQVLVGKLINTTNGLERQHRHFKEGYLGYYTEGSLTSMVSTLVTKYVPAVCRRYLQQNMEWVSKKYCLPDFLLNKSRTFVNHCLKRVTNEPVASDVKELQENVPSVTSASSGRQYTVDLQVMMPTCSCFDWGKFHWPCKHILHVIMHDPGHGRDTLAESFKNSPLFTVDEGVVEYSSEALPKPPKHEKASYSSSHTKVRLTKPTALRTRCKALASAINNMMFLVKGEGYEDLFFDLSALYKKVRSRVPAEAGLFLRPKKLGRRPSPTYGLKLRKKKRKEIKKTRSDEEDDCPSIQ; from the exons ATGATGGACTATGACAGGAAGGAGATACAGGCTGTTGAGGCAACATTTCCCG GATGTTTTTCCTTTCTCTGTGACTTTCACACAGAACAGGCCTGGAAACGATGGGTTGGACCTGCAATTGGGGTAAAGGATGCAGATGAGGTTCTAACAAT GTTACGCAGCATTGCCAACTCGCCAGACGAAGCAACATACAATGAAACTGAAGGTGTTCTTAAATCTTCATCACACTGGTTGGATAACAAAAGTCTTCAAGAGTGGTTTGGACATTTTTGGCTCAATGAAAGCAAG AGATGGGTGACTTATCATAGGCAAGTATTGGTAGGAAAGTTGATCAACACAACCAATGGACTAGAGCGGCAGCATAGACATTTTAAAGAGGGTTACCTTGGGTATTACACTGAAGGGTCCCTGACATCTATGGTGTCGACGTTGGTCACAAAATATGTTCCTGCTGTCTGTCGAAG GTATTTGCAACAGAATATGGAGTGGGTATCGAAGAAATACTGCCTTCCAGACTTTCTGTTGAACAAGTCCAGGACCTTTGTCAACCATTGCTTGAAGCGAGTTACAAATGAGCCTGTAGCTAGTGATGTTAAAGAACTTCAAGAAAATGTGCCTTCAGTAACCAGCGCATCTAGTGGCAGACAGTATACTGTCGATCTGCAAGTAATGATGCCCACATGTAGCTGCTTTGACTGGGGAAAATTTCACTGGCCCTGCAAGCACATCCTGCATGTCATCATGCATGATCCAGGACATGGTAGGGACACCTTGGCTGAAAGCTTTAAGAACTCCCCTCTGTTTACAGTCGATGAAGGAGTCGTTGAGTATAGCTCTGAAGCCCTTCCCAAAccaccaaaacatgaaaaggcatCTTACTCTTCAAGCCACACCAAAGTAAGACTCACGAAGCCCACAGCTCTCAGGACACGCTGTAAGGCCCTTGCTTCTGCTATCAATAACATGATGTTCCTAGTGAAGGGAGAAGGCTATGAAGATCTGTTCTTCGATTTGTCTGCCCTGTATAAGAAAGTAAGAAGCAGGGTGCCTGCAGAGGCTGGGTTGTTTTTGAGACCGAAAAAACTTGGACGCAGGCCTTCCCCTACATATGGGCTGAAGCtgagaaagaaaaaaaggaaagaaatTAAGAAAACAAG GAGCGACGAAGAGGACGACTGCCCAAGTATCCAGTAA